The Zea mays cultivar B73 chromosome 7, Zm-B73-REFERENCE-NAM-5.0, whole genome shotgun sequence DNA segment CAGTTGTTGGTACACTAGGCTCGACATGGTGACCATTCTCCATTACTTGGTCAGTGGTTTGAAGATCCACTGGAGCATGGGACATGTTCTGCCTCTCATCCTGCTTAATCTTCTCATCCTTAATGTCGGACAAGTTCTGCATGTTATCCTGCTCGTCCTTAATATGGGACAAGTTCTGCATATTATCCTGCGTAATCTTCTTGTCCTTAATATGGGACAAGTTCTGCATCTTATCCTGCTTAATCTTCTCATCCTCAATAGCCAATTCAACACCATGTTCAAGCTCTCTCTCAAGTAGATCATCATCATCCATCACGTCTACCTTTGTGGTAAtatcaccttttgtttttcttCGCTTCTCCAAAGCTgcttttaccttacccttgtcaaTTTTATTCATTGCATCGATCCTGGAGGTCGACACACCAGGAACTTCGTTGCCACCAAGAATGCCATCTATTCTTTCATTGGGGTTATCATGTGATTGATGTGGTTTTTGTTCTTCCACTGGATTATGAGACTCATGGCTGACCTTGGAATAATGATGTCCAGGTGGGGATTTCTCATGACAAAATCTATCCATACCAGCATCCGATTTACCTCCACTCTTGTTCTTTTCTTTGCTACCGACATGGTTACCATTATCATTTTGAAGCATTTTGTGGCCAGAAACATGCTTGTCTGAATTTGAATGCCCACTGTCATGGTCACCTGGAGCACCTGCCAAGGATGAATGATGCAAATTCGACGGTTTGAATGCCGGATGATATCCATGAGCAGATGGTTCCTTGGAGTTTCCTTCAGATTTTACAGATGAATGTTGATTACGCACACCAGCAGAGCTCCCCTCAGCTTCGCTTCCCTGTGATTGTTGTGCCTGTGGTGTACGGTTCTGAACATACAGCTCCATCATTTGACTGCTAACTTCTGCAATTATGGAGGGCATatatgttttcattattagatgCAACTTGAACTAGCAAATGTCAGACCACATTGTTATAATTAAAAATAACTAATAATTAGGATAATGAATAAAATTACCCTGTAGAGTCTAGTCAGCATTAATAAACAATACTCCAACCGTCCCAAAATATAGTTTTTTCTAGCCCTCTTTTTTCCGTTCACATTTGAATGGATGATACTGAATATAGACATACATGCAAACTACATTTATAGGTTGATTAATGAATGTATGTTAAGTCTAAAACGAATTATAGTTTGGGATGGAGGGAGTAATTAGCAAGTAGATACCAGCTTCTAAAAGGATAGAAGCTTGCTGATCTTTAGAAGCTAATAGGTTTCTTAAAGCTGGAAATTGGTACTTGGAACTTGAGTCGCATATTGGTTTCTAGCAAACCAGGTATTCGTACTCTTACAATAttccctccgtcccaaaatatagttctttctagcCCTCTTTTTTCCCGTCCACATTCAAATggatgataataaatatagacATACATGCAAACTACATTCATAGGTTGATTAATGAATGTATGTTTagtctaaaacgaattatattttgggacggagggagtaattAGCAAGTAGATACCAGCTTCTAAAAGGATAGAAGCTTGCTGATCTTTAGAAACTACTAGGTTTCTGAAAGCTGGAAAGTGGTACTTGGGACTTGAGTCGCTTATTGGTTTCTAGCAAACCAGGTATTCCTACTCTTACACAATGTTTAATGTGACCAATGAGAATTAGAAGAAGCTCCTTGTTTTGTGATAAACTAAAGACAGTAATTAATTGCATGTGAAACAGTACTCTTCCAAAGAAATAGCATACTAGCTCTCTAAGGTCAATATTAATAAAAGAAATGTGTGCACTACCAAATTTCTAAAGATAACTTCAATATATACTAACATAGCAAGATAAAAGTCACAGAGCACCTAGAAATATCCAACTAGGATAAGATCATTTCCAAAGAGGGAAAAGCAAACCCCATATTTTGGGGCGAAATATCAGGATAACATGCAGAAAATTGCCTAATGCAAATCCCTCATTTTATCACCCTTTTTAGGCTAAATTACAATCTATACTTCCAGTTATGCCTATTTTTCTTGTACTATCCTTAAAAATATGTTACTTTCCTCTGCAAAAGGAAAATGATTTGGTCCGAGCATGCTAGCAATAAAATTAAAATGCTAACATGTAAGTTTTGGAAATTAAATTGTATAAGAATTAAGCCATGGAAAAAGTTAAAACCGTAAAAATCCAATGATAATATGGCACGAAATGTGTTTTCATCTTTAGAAATAACTATAACAAAAGATAAATCATGTGCATGTAGGATATAATAAACTAATGCTATGCACAAAGATGGAATCCTACTTTAGCCTCCCTGAATACAGTTTCGATGGAGCTGCAGTATACCAATAACTGCTAGCAGTAACGAAAGAAAACAAAAGGCTACCAAATTTAAGTACCTATGAAGCATATCCATTCCTCCAAAACCAGGAATTTAACAGCAACAAATATCAATTTGACACACCAAACTCATGATAATAATTCAATCAGTAAAGCATGTCGTATGCAgaacatatatacaaaataaagCAGAAGGAAATGTTTCATCACAGGCTTTGCAAACAAGGACCAACCTTCAAGCTGCCGTGGTGTGACATCAAAATCCTGCCACCAAACCTTATCACCATCAGATGGAAGCTTCACTTTGAGAAATTTAGCAGCCAAAAAGATAGCACCTGCTGCAATATGATGAGGCTCGAATTGCAGGCAAAGCGAAGTACGCAGTCTGTACAGTGCACAATATTAAGTGTAGTAGATACACAACTGTGAACTGCAATTTCAAACGACAGTAAGGGTAGCACTAGCATACCCATCATTTACAAAATTCCAGGCAACCTGAGGAAGCGAACTTTTACTACCAACATTGAATCTCCTTATTGCTTCAACCAAGGGCTTGTAAGCATGGTCAATATTCAGGTCAAACCCAAGTGTTACAAGTACAATTCGCTCCCCGAGTAAAATAAGTTCTTTTTGTTTATCATATATTTCCTGGAAAATGTAAGATTGAGCATCAGCTGTAATAAGTTATGTAAATGAGAAAACCTTGCTTTTGAATCATATGAACTGGTGCATGAAGAAATAAATTTCCATCTAGATTCAGAGTCAGAAAGAGCAAAAGGAGAACGCTATCATAATGCCCACGACAAAAAGGAGCAATTTTAGAAGTATATATGTATGCATTTTCAGGATTAGATTGTGCAGCTTAGATAGCACTTGCGGATGATTTGAACAACCACAAGCTCGACATACATGGCAGCTATTGGTGACTTTCCTTATTTTGGACGCAAATGTTTTTTAAGCATCATAAACTGTTAAATATTGACATTAGTAGCATGCTCACCTCAAACCCAGGATTAACTAAAGAGTGAATTTGTTGCATAAATAATTATACAGTAATATACTAATCACATCCTAGCAGTGTACGACACAGCGAGTTACAAAGTTAAACATATAGTAGTTCCTAAGCAAAGAGTATTCAACTATATTAGTTCAACAGTAACAATCATGCAGATAAACTAAACCCTAGTAATGTATAACGCAATAAGTTACAAAAGTTAAAGACATGCTAGCTCCCAAATAACGAtcgcagagtggagtttgaaattgGAGATGGGAAgggtaagctgctggagataggCTAACCATGCAGGATAAACTTCTGGAACAAAATAACAGACAACTTAATTCATTACCTTCTGCTGCTTGATTCTCTGGCCAGCTGTAGAATCCTTCTTATGAATAAGCTCGTAAGATACCAGGATAACATCCTTCAAAGGTCTAGGTGTTTCTTCAACTTTCCCAGCCAAGAACATACAAACTGTGGCAATTATCTGTATGGACATTAGATTCAGAAGTATTGGCACATATTCTATAAAAAACAAATAACACAACAGTATAAGACAATACTTAGTTTGATGGAGTTAAACTATATCTAAGCGTGTGTTTGATCCAAAAGCAAAATAAACCCTGTTCAAGTAGCAAGGGCAGGCAAATGCTAAAGTATCTGGCTTTTGGAGGCAACCTTGCCCGCAGCGGCAAGCTGGAAGTTGCTGCAGACAACATGACCTTGCCATTGCAGTGACACCCAGAAACCAAACAAGAAAAGCTCACTTGCCAAAGAATTACTTGGACAAGCTATATACTACCCAACTAGGTACCCTAGCTAGGCAAGGTGCATGAGATTCAAACAGGCCCTAAATCTCAGTATCAGGGAG contains these protein-coding regions:
- the LOC100383879 gene encoding Cyclin-T1-4, with amino-acid sequence MAMVPSDSSHHGAVDNSPNGFTQGRREEARKLGPSWYFSRKEIEEHSPSRRDDIDLKKECSLRKSYCSFLQDLGMKLKVPQVTIATATVFCHRFFLRQSHAKNDRRIIATVCMFLAGKVEETPRPLKDVILVSYELIHKKDSTAGQRIKQQKEIYDKQKELILLGERIVLVTLGFDLNIDHAYKPLVEAIRRFNVGSKSSLPQVAWNFVNDGLRTSLCLQFEPHHIAAGAIFLAAKFLKVKLPSDGDKVWWQDFDVTPRQLEEVSSQMMELYVQNRTPQAQQSQGSEAEGSSAGVRNQHSSVKSEGNSKEPSAHGYHPAFKPSNLHHSSLAGAPGDHDSGHSNSDKHVSGHKMLQNDNGNHVGSKEKNKSGGKSDAGMDRFCHEKSPPGHHYSKVSHESHNPVEEQKPHQSHDNPNERIDGILGGNEVPGVSTSRIDAMNKIDKGKVKAALEKRRKTKGDITTKVDVMDDDDLLERELEHGVELAIEDEKIKQDKMQNLSHIKDKKITQDNMQNLSHIKDEQDNMQNLSDIKDEKIKQDERQNMSHAPVDLQTTDQVMENGHHVEPSVPTTVEDTGFPLDNKEHPPFDKQNDVPEHESQQLEHTLKHDLPQLVGGPEQDDGTDCKRPKLEE